The Chryseobacterium sp. LJ668 genome segment TTACCGCTTCGTCGCATCATCCCTTTAAAATTCCTGAAAAATATAACGGGAAATTTAAAAAAGGACATGTAGAAATGCACGAGCCGATGCAATACACAGATTATTCTATCAAAAAATATTTTGAAACCGCAAAAAAACAGCCTTGGTTCAATAATACGATTTTCGTTTTCACCGGAGACCATCCCAATCAGATTTTTTACCCGGAATATGAAAAAGCGATGAATCGTTTTGCTGTTCCTCTAATTTTTTATTCACCAAATCCTAAGTTTAATTTAAAAGGTGTGAATAGTGAAGTTGCACAACAGATTGATATTTATCCGACTTTGACAGATTTAATCGGGTACAATAAAAAAATAAGAAGCTGGGGTAGAAGTTTACTGAGTGAAAAGAAATATCCACCTTTGATTGTGAATTCTGACGGTTCTTCAGAACAGTTTATTATAGGAAATTATATTTATCGCTTTGACGGGAAAAATATTACAGGGATTTATGATAAAAATGATTTGGGCTTCGAAAATAATTTAAATGACAAAATAAAAACTCCCGAAACCGAAAAAGGAAAACTAATCGCAAAAGCATGGTATCAGGATTATATGAATAGAGTGATGAATAGAAAGCTGAACTGATTAATTAAAACCTACATCAGTAACTATAAGCTGGTCGGCAGTCAATTGGTCTCTCTATTGTTATATATGCAAAGGATAATAAAAAGTGTTGCCTATTTAAAATTTATTTCTATTTTTAACTAATCAACAAATTGATGATCTATAAATAAAATCAAACTAAATTAAATATGAAATCGCATGGCTGATTGTTGTTATAAAACCATTAAATTGATGCGATTCCATTATTCAAATAAAAATAAATAAAATTTATATATGAAAAAATTATTAGCAACATCCGTACTTTCTCTATTCAGTGTTATGTCTTTTGCACAGATCGAAGGTAAATGGAAAACAATTGATGATGAAACAAAACAGGCAAAATCTATCGTTGAAATCTGGAAAAAATCTGACGGTAAATATTATGGTAAAGTTTCTCAGCTTTTAATTAAACCCGCAAACCCGAATTGTGTAGGCTGTAAAGATGACCGTAAAGGCAAACCGATTTTAGGTATGGAAATCATCAGAGGTTTGGAAAAAGATGGCGCTGAATTTACAGATGGTACAATTACAGACCCAAAAACAGGAAAAACATACAAATGTACCATCACGAGAACCGGTGATAAACTGAATGTGAGAGGTTACATGGGTGTTTCATTATTAGGCAGAACGCAGGTTTGGCAGAAAGTCAACTAATCTGTTTAAAATAATATTAATTATTGGGCAACTCAGCAATGAGTTGTCTTTTTTGTTATGTAAATAATAAATTATTACTATTTTTGTACTCTAAATTTTTCAAAAAAATATGGCAGAATATACTTTTCGTGAAGTGATTGCGCAGGCAATGAGTGAGGAAATGCGTAAAGACGAATCCATTTTTCTGATGGGAGAAGAAGTAGCAGATTATAATGGTGCATACAAAGCTTCTAAAGGAATGTTGGATGAGTTTGGTGCTAAACGTGTAATCGATACACCTATTGCAGAACTTGGTTTTACAGGTATCGCAGTGGGTGCTGCAATGAATGGTAACAGACCGATTGTAGAATATATGACCTTCAACTTTGCGCTTGTCGGGATCGATCAGATCATCAACAATGCTGCAAAAATCCGTCAGATGAGTGGAGGTCAGTGGAACTGTCCGATTGTGTTCAGAGGTCCTACAGCTTCAGCAGGTCAGCTAGGAGCAACGCACTCGCAGGCTTTTGAAAACTGGTTCGCCAATGTACCGGGCCTTAAAGTGGTCGTACCTTCAAACCCTTATGATGCGAAGGGATTATTAAAAACTGCAATTCAGGATAACGATCCTGTAATTTTCATGGAATCTGAACAGATGTACGGAGACAAAATGGAAATTCCTGAAGAAGAATATTATTTGCCAATAGGAAAAGCTGAGGTAAAAAGAGAAGGCACAGATGTAACATTGGTTTCTTTCGGGAAAATCATGAAATTAGCGATTCAGGCAGCTGAAGACATGGCTAAAGAAGGTATTTCTGTTGAAGTAATCGATCTGAGAACGGTTCGCCCTTTAGATTTTGATACTGTTTTGACATCAGTAAAGAAAACAAACAGACTAGTAATTTTAGAAGAAGCCTGGCCGTTTGGTTCTGTATCTTCAGAAATTACTTATATGGTACAACAGAAAGCATTTGATTATTTAGATGCTCCGATTAAGAGAATTACGACTCCTGATGCTCCTGCGCCTTATTCAGCAGCATTATTTGCAGACTGGTTTCCTAAACTTGAAAAAGTAAAAGAAGAAATCAAAAAAGCAATGTACATTAAATCATAGAAAAAAACTTCCGAAAGGAAGTTTTTTCATTTATACAATGCATGACTATTTGAGCTGAGGGTCATAAATTTAGTATACATTTGCGCTTTCAAAAATTAATTATCTGATATGGCAGACGTTGTAGGTGGAAGTCACCACATAGACCTTAAAAAACTTTCATTTGTGGGAGTTCTTGTTTCACTCGGAATCGTTTTCGGTGATATTGGTACTTCACCGCTTTACGTAATGAAAGCAATTGTAAATGCGCGAGAAGAAGGAGCTACAATGCCTTTTGATCAGTATATTGAAGGTGCATTATCATGTATCATCTGGACGTTAACGCTACAAACAACCCTGAAATATGTGATTATCGCACTTCGGGCAGACAATAAGGGTGAAGGTGGTATTCTGGCTCTTTATTCTTTAGTGAAAAAGCTCAAGAAAAAGTGGCTCTATGTCGTCGCTATTATTGGTGCATCAACTTTGGTTGCCGACAGTGTAATAACGCCGTCACTTACTGTGATGTCAGCCATTGAAGGTCTTAAAATCTACAATCCCGAAACTCCTGTTGTAGTCATCACTATTTTTATCCTATTTATCGTATTTGTTGTTCAGCAATTTGGTACGGCTTCTATTGGTAAGCTCTTTGGACCAATCATGGTGACCTGGTTTCTTGCATTAGGAGCTTTCGGATCGATTCATATCGTTGATAATTTTGAAATTTTAAGAGCATTCAATCCTATTTATGCTTATAATCTGATTACACATTCACCAAGTGCAATAGTAATCATGGGAGCTGTTTTCCTTTGTACAACAGGGGCAGAAGCATTATATTCAGACTTAGGGCATTGTGGTGCAAAAAACATCAGAGTAAGCTGGATTTTTGTCAAATTAATGTTGATCCTTAATTATTTAGGTCAGGGAGCATGGCTTTTAACCAATTACAAACAGGTATTCTCGGGCGTTAATCCTTTTTTCGGAATTATGCCGGAATGGGCAGTTTTACCGGGAGTTATTTTAGCAACTTTAGCAGCAATTATTGCAAGTCAGGCGGTAATTACAGGCTCATTTACCATGTTCTCAGAAGCAATGTCTATTTCATTTTGGCCAAATCAACATATCGAATATCCTTCGGGAATAAAAGGGCAAATGTATATCCCAAGAATTAACTGGGGATTGATGGCTCTATGTTTTGGTGTCGTTATTTTCTTTAAAGAATCGGGTAAGATGGAAGCTGCGTATGGCTTGACGATCACCATAACGATGTTGATGACGACTATTTTATTGATCTATTGGTTGAGCAGAAGCAGGGTGAATAGATTTTTTATCATCGGTTTCGGAATGATTTATATCTTCTTAGAATCAGGATTTTTCTATGCAAATGTCATCAAATTTATGGACGGTGGCTGGCTGACAATGGTATTGGGCGGATTCATAGCAGTCTGTATGTACTCATGGTATAATGGCAGATTAATTAAAGCCAACTTTATTAATTTTGTTAAAATAGATAAATATGTTTCTATTATTAAAGACATGAAGCTGGATGAAACCATCCCGAAATACTGTACGAATTTAGCCTATTTGAGCCGTGCAAAAAGAAATGATGAGATAGAAGCTAAAATTATTTATTCAATTATTAAAAAACAACCGAAAAGAGCCGATCATTATTTCATATTGAGTATCATTAATCAGGAAGATCCCTACACATTCAAATACAGTGTTGATGAGATTTTACCTGGAACGATCTATAAAGTTAATTTTCTTTTAGGATTTAAAGTTGATAGAAGAATCAATGATTATTTCAACATGGTTCTAAAAGATTTGATGGCGGAAGGTACTATTCCTTCACGAAGCAGTCATCCGTCTTTGAGATCACACAACATCCCGCCGGATCTGAAATATGTGATTATTGATAACACCTATATCAACGATATTCTTTTGACGGTAAAGCAGAAAATCACCCTTAGTTTATACAATTTTGTAAAGTATATCGGTAGTGACGATTTTAAAGCGTGGGGGGTTACAATGCACAACGTAGAAGTAGAATCCGCACCTTTGACAGAAGAAACAATCTCTGCCAACCGCATCGAGCAGTCCAATTTTATGCGTCATAATTTTTAGAATATCAGATTGATGCGTTTTGATTGGTGTATTGTATTTAAATAAAAATCGATAAATTTGTACTATAAATTTTTTGATGGATACTTTACAAAAAGAAAAAAATATAACCTTAATAAAAGATGTTTTAAGAAATTACCTTTTAGAGAAAGGCTTTCGTAACACACCTGAACGATACACTATTTTAGAGGAAATCTACAGTATGGATCATCATTTCAACGTAGATGATCTGTATCTTTTGATGATGCAGAAGAAATATCATGTTTCTAAAGCCACGATCTATAATACAATAGAAATCTTTCTTGATGCAGGCTTGATTCGTAAGCACCAGTTTGGTGAGAAAACACTCACTTCGTCGTCTTACGAAAAATCATATTTTGATAAGCAGCATGACCATTTAGTGATCTACAAAAAAGGGTCAGACAAAGAAATTGAAGAGATCATTGAGTTCTGTGACCCTAGAATACAGGGGATTAAAGAATCAATTGAAGAAGC includes the following:
- a CDS encoding DUF2147 domain-containing protein — its product is MKKLLATSVLSLFSVMSFAQIEGKWKTIDDETKQAKSIVEIWKKSDGKYYGKVSQLLIKPANPNCVGCKDDRKGKPILGMEIIRGLEKDGAEFTDGTITDPKTGKTYKCTITRTGDKLNVRGYMGVSLLGRTQVWQKVN
- a CDS encoding pyruvate dehydrogenase complex E1 component subunit beta produces the protein MAEYTFREVIAQAMSEEMRKDESIFLMGEEVADYNGAYKASKGMLDEFGAKRVIDTPIAELGFTGIAVGAAMNGNRPIVEYMTFNFALVGIDQIINNAAKIRQMSGGQWNCPIVFRGPTASAGQLGATHSQAFENWFANVPGLKVVVPSNPYDAKGLLKTAIQDNDPVIFMESEQMYGDKMEIPEEEYYLPIGKAEVKREGTDVTLVSFGKIMKLAIQAAEDMAKEGISVEVIDLRTVRPLDFDTVLTSVKKTNRLVILEEAWPFGSVSSEITYMVQQKAFDYLDAPIKRITTPDAPAPYSAALFADWFPKLEKVKEEIKKAMYIKS
- a CDS encoding KUP/HAK/KT family potassium transporter, with the protein product MADVVGGSHHIDLKKLSFVGVLVSLGIVFGDIGTSPLYVMKAIVNAREEGATMPFDQYIEGALSCIIWTLTLQTTLKYVIIALRADNKGEGGILALYSLVKKLKKKWLYVVAIIGASTLVADSVITPSLTVMSAIEGLKIYNPETPVVVITIFILFIVFVVQQFGTASIGKLFGPIMVTWFLALGAFGSIHIVDNFEILRAFNPIYAYNLITHSPSAIVIMGAVFLCTTGAEALYSDLGHCGAKNIRVSWIFVKLMLILNYLGQGAWLLTNYKQVFSGVNPFFGIMPEWAVLPGVILATLAAIIASQAVITGSFTMFSEAMSISFWPNQHIEYPSGIKGQMYIPRINWGLMALCFGVVIFFKESGKMEAAYGLTITITMLMTTILLIYWLSRSRVNRFFIIGFGMIYIFLESGFFYANVIKFMDGGWLTMVLGGFIAVCMYSWYNGRLIKANFINFVKIDKYVSIIKDMKLDETIPKYCTNLAYLSRAKRNDEIEAKIIYSIIKKQPKRADHYFILSIINQEDPYTFKYSVDEILPGTIYKVNFLLGFKVDRRINDYFNMVLKDLMAEGTIPSRSSHPSLRSHNIPPDLKYVIIDNTYINDILLTVKQKITLSLYNFVKYIGSDDFKAWGVTMHNVEVESAPLTEETISANRIEQSNFMRHNF
- a CDS encoding Fur family transcriptional regulator; this translates as MDTLQKEKNITLIKDVLRNYLLEKGFRNTPERYTILEEIYSMDHHFNVDDLYLLMMQKKYHVSKATIYNTIEIFLDAGLIRKHQFGEKTLTSSSYEKSYFDKQHDHLVIYKKGSDKEIEEIIEFCDPRIQGIKESIEEAFGVKIDSHSLYFYGKKND